GAGTTAAAAATGTCACGGAATAACATGAGAGCACTTAAATTCTTAGAACTCCCACACAGTATGCCTATCCTCCAACCCACTTTGCACCAGGTGCAGTGGGTACAAGCAAACTCTGAGGGCTGCGATTCAAGGATTAACTGATTCCTGACAATATAccgctcccccaccccacccccatgggAATGACTCAGTCTGAACCTTCTCTTACCCCAAGAGAGGCAGTAATCTCTGATTCTGCCCAGTTgcacaaagggaaaagagagtgaCTAGAGGAGGCTGGGGGCATAAAATATGGGCAACATAGAGTTGgctggagagaaatgaaaaaaacagcTGGGAATAgtaaaattactaaaaaaaaaagtttaaaaaagcaaaattacttAATGAAAAAGAGAATCCTGTATATTGCTGAGAAGTCACAGAACAATGGCAAGAAAATGAAGACtgattcaaaagagaaagaaaattgggtTAGAAATCAGAAAGAAATTAGGCTAGAAATTGGAGCTTTCAAGTACTTTAGAAAATTGTTAACATTCCCCAACAGTCCATGGCCAATGCTAAAGACCTCATGGAGCAAATACTTTGAACGAAGCATTTTAGGATTTGTAGTTTTGGCTTATCTTTTTAGTGATGCGCTTTAGTGTGATTTAAAATTAGGGGGCTAGATGACATGATCGGGGCAACTTTGAACTGCTCTAGAGAAGATAGGAGGAGGCTTCTGATTTCCCTCCCCAGCAGGCGAGAACAGAGGTACCAGCAATGGTAGCTGCCCATTCATCATAGGCACCAGAGGGGAGAAATTGTAGAGAAGCAGCTGAGAGGAGACCGCTCAACAAAGGCTTGGCACAATGCTACTGAAAGCAACTGGGCTCAGTCTGACCAGAAGCTTCATCCACCTGGAACCAACTGGACAGCCTTGACTGTACCAGGAGGCATGCACTAAGGATTTAAGGAACTGTCCTCCAGCCATAAaaccctttgaccatttccctttcacttccccttTCCTTGCCCCAACCTTTGAGAAAGAGATTTAACCTTAATGGTTCCTATTTTCCTTTTAGCAACTTTCTTGTGGTTTCAGTGACATTGTTAAGGTTAATTTTTCTAGATCAAAAAAATGAATCTCTGTTCTTTGTGTATGTCTGTGGCGGTATATACTAAGTGCGCAAAGGGGGCAGCTCTAGGGAGGTTTTATCTCACAGATTACTTTAACTGGGTCTTCTACCAGCTTGGTACCTTGGAAGTCATTTAGGGGCAGAGCAAACTTATACTGACCTTATTTTACTTTTACTCACAGCTGATAAATCTCATAACAGGTGGAGAATCTTAAAATGAATCCCAGCACTTTCCTTCCCCTCTAGACTGAACCTAGGCTGTAATCACAGGTGCCTAAGTCTCCTCTTCCATCTTAATATAGGAGAAGGGGATAGGAGAGTCAAAGGAGGGAGTGGGGGACGGGGTCGGAAGGAAAGCCTCACCTTGAGTTGACCCTAGAGAATGGAGAGAGTCTTGATCTGAGTAGACTCTGTCCTTGCCTCTTTCTTGTTGGGCTGGAGGAACGAAGAGTGCTTAACCTGATGGCTGCCAGGCATATCTGGTGgttagagattttttaaaaagatgttttgttgttattctaaccttgacaaacaccaaaaaccctgaatatgtctatatacaaacaagaatagaaaataaaattcccattagattgtaagctacttgagagcacgagtgtttttctttttattaattttatacccaggccttagcacagtacctggaaaacagtaggcacttaataaatgtttattgattgattaaaaaagaatatcATGTATGAAACCATAAATCTCATTACATAGAGCTTTattgtgttattttaaagttatatttaaaTTCAGCTCATTAGTTCCAAAAACTGTCCCACTTGTCTGTGTTTCCCTCTAAACcaccttctgttctcttctgtaaatTTGTAaatgcttcattttcttttttccccttccctcctccttcctttttagtttctttcctttcttccttcctttttactttctctttccttccctcttcccttttccttatctCCAGGTTCCTTTCTCCCCAGGattctccccccaccaaaaaaattctgcttttaaaatctCTTACTTATAACAAGTTGGCATAGTCATGTAAAACAGGTCCACGTATTAGCTATGCCAAAAACATATGTCTCATTTACACTTATGTCAAGAAGTGGGAAGCATCCTGGTGGTCTGGTTAGTCATTGCGTTGTTTAGAGTTCTTAAGactttcaatgttgtttttctttacaatgttgtattttttgtataacttgttttttttcacttcattttgcatcagtccctatatatcttcccatgtttctctaaatatgttctttttgttatttctcaCAATACTGTCCCATTATACTATCATAATTTATTAAATCATTTCCCATTTGATGAATGACTCCTTAGCTTCAAACTCTTTGCtatgaaaaaaagttttcctattaatatttttttacatatgggttctttcttcctcctatatctttgggatatatacctagtagtgatattgttagatcaaatggtatgcacagtgtATTAACTTTGGGGAtatagttccaatttttttcccagaatggttggattgatTCAAAGCTCTATCAGCAATGAATGAGTGTGCCTGTCCTCCTGCATTCCtgccaacaattgtcattttccatttttgttatatttgctCATCTGATGGATGAATGAGATGGAAACTTAGAGTTTtcttaatttgtgtttttcttatcactagtgattcagagcattttttcatatttatcaatagtttgatttcttctttttagaaCTTTCAAggttcatatgctttgactatTCCTTAAGGAATGGatcttgtttgtatatgtttGAATTAGTGTCTAATGTAGCttgacttttatcagagaaacttgttgccaagatattttttcccagttgggcaaattccttaaactccttaagcctcagtttactaatcagtaaaatgagggtactgggctagactagatggcctttgtggTTCCTTCTAGATGTAAATTTTTAATCCTATGAATCATTTGTCTTCAGATTTTAGctgaattgattttgtttttgcagaAGCTTGTCAATGCTTTgtcatcaaaattgtccattttatctcctgtgatcctctctctctttcttggtcAAGAAATCTTCCCCACCACAGTTGTAAAAAGCATCTCTCTGTACTCGCCTCTATTTTGTTTATGATAGACCTTTTGTATTTAGGATTTTTTGAATGGGGTGATCTGACCCTTTTTGTTCCTGACCTCTATTTCCTTTTACCTTCCCTGTGGAGTGTGGATTTGGACCACTTAAGTGGTTTCAGTATGTCTGGTTGGGGCAATGCTGCAGTTTTCTATCTTCCATGGTCTTCCCTGGTGAAGTTGTTCCAAGAAAAGTCTGGTCAGGTCTTCatgaatccaagtccagcactctagttcctgtgccacctagctgctacatAACCCTTAAAAAACACAGATGTGATTTATTAATAACAATTGCCCACAAAGTCATTTGATTCCATTTTTAACTAGTTCTCAGAGAAGCAGTCTTACATCCATTCTTCCAGGAACACCAGTCTCAGTGTCTCAAGGACTTCTTTGCTGGTCCCACATTTCTATGGCTATACAGTGACAACCTGACCAACTGCAAAGTGGCCTGCTCAAATAGCCAATTAGCAAACGGCCATCTGGCACCCAGAACCCAGGAATATCCACTGAAATCTTGATATATTTTAGGATTTTAGCAATGTAACTGGAGTAGAACTCTTTATTTTGCCCCTGGAAAGATGTAGGTTGCCCTCATGTATCTGTATCTTTTCCCACCATTCATGAAAAAGACTTAATTAATTGGAGCTGTTTAACTACCAAACAATAGAGTAGAAAAAATTGAATACATGATGGAGAATTTCTCTCAAGaagtagaggctattattattgtcactaGATAAATAATTTCAAACTCTAAGGTATCTAAGCATTAAACAATTTTATCTCAATATTTAATCTATATGTAATTttaatctaataataatagctaactatACTGGGCTTCATATATGTTATCCCATTTAATTACCTGTCAGGTAATTAAACCCAAATTTCAGTAACATATAACAAATTTGAAAAGTGTATATAGCCTCTgaaccaggtctgtatcccaaaaagatcaaaggaaaaggaaaaggacctatttatccaaaaatatttatggtagctttttttgtggtggcaaagaattgaaaactgagagaatacccatcaattggggcacagctaaacaagttgtggtatatgatttttttatttttaaaaatcctttggaAATTGTTTAATAAAGACCATATGCCTGCAAAGCTGTCAATAAGTCTCTGATTTACATCAGGACTTGGTACCTGGATAATACAAACATTAATGAAGTCAGTCTCTCCAATCAAATTACCTCTACTTTTGAGCTCTGGAACAAATTTCTGTCTGAAGTACAAAATTCCCTGGAATAAAACTAAGGCAGTTgttggctttaaaaaaatttttaaagaatagttCTTGTTTTGCAAATTCTAAAAAAGGTAACTGATTTGTTGGAATATTGGGGGGAGGATCTCCTTATACTTTCAGGATCCAAATCCTATACATGCATTTAAGCTTGTGGCCCCAAACATCAATGTGACCAGTACCCATATGTAACATCCTAGGATGTCCATCCTTGGATTTCCTTGCCTACTCCATTTTCAAAGATGATCACACAATGGAATGAGCTCTGGGCTTTAATTGCCCAATGCAGCAACAAATTAACAGACTATTACTGTTTCAGCTTTTTCAGTTTGTCCAGTATGATGAATTGTGAATGGGATAAAGCAGAATTTCCAGGGGACAAATTGGTCCATGTGTAAAGTTGTTTCTGTTACTTAAGCTCTAGATTCCTAACCCAGCAAAATGCAGCAATGAGAAAGctcttggcaaatatattaggaaggcagaatttatgatttcaaagagaatctcatatgtgcctaaaaggtccggaaccgcaagatataaggaattctctaggcagaaggcaggagaactaaagcatgtatttacactccacagtaacaatcccacaaaccagcgtccccattttgatattttcatcaaaagcttccaggcccaataagtccgcctcacaagggtaaataggaggccacagagaagcgagatggtataaggcaaaatcgtatacatgcttcccctctacggtaagaagattacccactagcctctagtcagctctgctaccggcagctcagcttcggctgtaggcgtctctggctccaaccggaaaaggaaaggaggatcttcaagctgtcctctcccctcttatagagtttttgacatcatcaagcgccgcctgaacgaccagggccgattggttcttgacttggcccctcccccagcgcagaccacgttaacacacctcccctcagccagcgccacgactcatcacacaggaagctctggtcctgccccggaagagcaagccccagcatccagggaagctcaacgaggcgagctgagtcattcaaagaaaacaaagtccattctggctacactccacccctcacaatgttctaggatgcactaTCCAATcacaattcaaattaaattatatatcctagaacattgtgatccaattatgcaggaaactaaaacatatcattcacaataaagcaaaacatatcattcagtgacattcccaaatattggtttacgattcaaatgtgatccatcCCTAGATCCCAgacagataatctcttcaatcaatcatcccaaaataattattaataattcaaatggcCAGAGAAGAGCCTGGTGTTGGTGCATGTGTTTTGGACTTGCATTTATGCTCGCTGGAGTAATCCTTGGAGGGGCATACCTGTacaaatattttgcatttcagCAGGATGATGTCTACTACTGTAGAATAAGATACATCAAAGATGAGTTGACCCTAAACGAGCCAGCTGCTCGCTACCAGACAACTGAGGAAAATATTAAGATTCTTGAGGAAGACAATGTTGAATTCATCAGTGTGCCAGTCCCAGAGTTTGCTGATAGCGATCCTGCAAACATTGTTCATGACTTTCACAAGAAACTCACAGCCTATCTCGACCTTAACTTGGATAAATGCTACGTGATTCCTCTGAATACTTCCATTGTAATGCCTCCCAGAAACTTACTGGAGTTGCTCATCAACATCAAGGCTGgaacctatttgcctcaatccTACCTGATTCACGAGCATATGATTATCACTGACCGCATTGAAAACGTTGATCAGTTGGGCTTCTTTATTTATCGGCTGTGCCACGGCAAGGAAACTTACAAATTGCAGCGCAAAGAAACTGTTAAAGGTATTCAAAAACGTGAAGCTGACAATTGCGTCAAGATCCGGCACTTTGAAAACAGTTTTGCTGTGGAGACACGCATTTGTGCATgaacataaaatgaaaa
This Trichosurus vulpecula isolate mTriVul1 chromosome 2, mTriVul1.pri, whole genome shotgun sequence DNA region includes the following protein-coding sequences:
- the LOC118838232 gene encoding integral membrane protein 2B-like codes for the protein MCFGLAFMLAGVILGGAYLYKYFAFQQDDVYYCRIRYIKDELTLNEPAARYQTTEENIKILEEDNVEFISVPVPEFADSDPANIVHDFHKKLTAYLDLNLDKCYVIPLNTSIVMPPRNLLELLINIKAGTYLPQSYLIHEHMIITDRIENVDQLGFFIYRLCHGKETYKLQRKETVKGIQKREADNCVKIRHFENSFAVETRICA